From the unidentified bacterial endosymbiont genome, one window contains:
- a CDS encoding efflux RND transporter periplasmic adaptor subunit yields MSLKTLKYFSTLFVLALALIAGWWLWNFYMQSPWTRDGKIRAEQVSITPQVSGSITALLVKDNQLVKKGEVLLRIDETPYRIAILNAQAQLAKARSDLAKANNEANRRRHLSQNYISAEDLDTANITVKAMQASVDVAEASLKQAQWEREQTVVKAPVDGWVTNLSARVGNYATTGQPIFALIDSHSFYVVGYFEETKLRHIHEGAPATITLYSGSQTLQGHVSSIGRAIYDQSVETDSGLVPDIKPNVPWVRLAQRVPVRVEFDRVPQDITLVSGTTCTVSLGTR; encoded by the coding sequence ATGTCTCTGAAAACGCTGAAATACTTCTCCACCTTGTTCGTCCTGGCGCTGGCGCTGATTGCCGGATGGTGGCTGTGGAATTTTTATATGCAATCCCCCTGGACACGCGACGGTAAAATTCGCGCTGAGCAGGTGAGTATCACGCCACAGGTTTCCGGCAGTATTACCGCGCTTCTTGTTAAGGATAACCAGTTGGTCAAAAAAGGAGAGGTTTTATTGCGCATCGATGAAACGCCGTACCGCATCGCCATTCTTAACGCCCAGGCGCAACTGGCTAAAGCCCGCTCTGATTTAGCGAAAGCGAACAATGAAGCGAACCGCCGCCGACACCTGTCGCAAAACTACATTTCCGCCGAAGATCTGGATACCGCCAATATTACCGTTAAAGCGATGCAGGCCAGCGTTGATGTGGCTGAGGCTTCCCTTAAACAGGCTCAGTGGGAGCGGGAGCAAACCGTGGTCAAGGCACCGGTAGACGGATGGGTGACCAATCTGTCTGCCCGCGTCGGCAATTATGCCACTACCGGCCAGCCCATCTTTGCCCTTATCGACAGCCACTCTTTCTACGTGGTGGGCTATTTTGAAGAGACCAAACTACGCCATATCCATGAAGGCGCGCCAGCAACCATCACCCTTTACAGCGGCTCACAAACGTTACAAGGTCACGTTTCCAGTATCGGACGTGCGATTTACGACCAAAGCGTGGAGACCGATTCGGGGCTGGTGCCGGACATCAAACCTAACGTTCCCTGGGTACGACTGGCGCAGCGTGTACCGGTTCGCGTAGAATTTGACCGTGTACCGCAGGATATTACGCTGGTCTCAGGCACGACCTGTACCGTCTCCCTCGGAACACGCTAA
- a CDS encoding DUF1656 domain-containing protein, which produces MTFFHRCAGLPLQDLIFGASLYFPPLFKAVLLGFPIWLVAHRLLRDWMYSGEIWHPMLMDLSLFALCVSLGLAVLIVW; this is translated from the coding sequence GTGACGTTCTTTCATCGCTGTGCAGGGTTACCCCTCCAGGACCTTATCTTCGGTGCATCACTCTATTTTCCACCCCTGTTTAAAGCCGTCCTGCTGGGCTTTCCGATCTGGCTTGTGGCGCACAGACTCCTGCGCGACTGGATGTACTCCGGTGAGATCTGGCACCCCATGCTCATGGATCTCTCCCTGTTTGCCCTCTGCGTGAGCCTGGGCCTCGCTGTATTGATTGTGTGGTAA
- the slyA gene encoding transcriptional regulator SlyA, producing the protein MKLESPLGSDLARLVRVWRALIDHRLKPLELTQTHWVTLHNIHQLPPEQSQIQLAKAIGIEQPSLVRTLDQLEEKGLISRQTCASDRRAKRIKLTDKAAPIITEMEAVISKTRSEILTGVSPAELEMLISLIGRLEQNIHELQSRD; encoded by the coding sequence ATGAAATTGGAATCGCCATTAGGTTCTGATCTGGCAAGGTTAGTACGCGTCTGGCGTGCCCTGATTGACCATCGCCTGAAACCTCTGGAGTTGACACAGACGCATTGGGTTACGCTGCATAATATCCATCAGCTTCCGCCTGAGCAGTCACAAATTCAACTGGCCAAAGCGATTGGCATTGAGCAGCCATCACTGGTGCGCACGCTTGACCAACTGGAGGAGAAGGGGCTGATCTCCCGGCAAACCTGCGCCAGCGATCGTCGTGCTAAGCGGATTAAACTCACTGACAAAGCAGCGCCTATCATTACCGAGATGGAGGCTGTTATCAGCAAAACGCGAAGTGAAATCCTGACAGGGGTTTCACCTGCGGAGCTTGAAATGCTCATCAGTCTCATCGGTCGCCTTGAGCAAAACATCCATGAGCTGCAGTCACGTGACTAA
- the slyB gene encoding outer membrane lipoprotein SlyB codes for MMLRVLGVSLIGLTLAGCVNDSSLSGDVYRASEAKQVQNVTYGTVVNARPVQIQGGDENNVVGALGGAVLGGFLGNTVGGGTGRSLATAAGAVAGGVAGQGVQGAMNKSQGVELEIRKDDGSTIMVVQKQGNTRFSAGQRVVLASNGRQVTVSPR; via the coding sequence ATGATGTTACGTGTACTGGGCGTTTCCCTGATTGGTTTAACACTGGCTGGTTGTGTGAATGACAGTTCACTTTCTGGCGACGTTTATCGCGCTTCTGAGGCTAAACAAGTTCAGAACGTCACTTACGGTACCGTTGTTAATGCTCGTCCTGTTCAGATCCAGGGTGGTGATGAAAACAACGTTGTTGGCGCTCTCGGTGGCGCCGTGCTGGGCGGTTTCCTGGGTAACACCGTAGGCGGTGGTACAGGCCGTTCACTGGCAACGGCGGCGGGTGCTGTTGCGGGTGGGGTTGCAGGCCAGGGCGTTCAGGGGGCAATGAACAAGTCCCAGGGTGTAGAGCTTGAAATTCGTAAAGACGACGGCAGCACCATTATGGTGGTACAGAAGCAAGGCAATACCCGCTTCTCCGCCGGGCAGCGTGTTGTTCTGGCAAGCAACGGCCGACAGGTTACGGTTTCCCCGCGCTAA
- the anmK gene encoding anhydro-N-acetylmuramic acid kinase encodes MKSGRYIGVMSGTSLDGVDVVLAAIDNTMVAQQASLIWPIPVSLKEEILSICQGQPLTLSQLGQLDVRLGALFADAVLALMRQQNLQPLDVVAIGCHGQTVWHEPTGDAPHTLQIGDNNQIVARTGVTVVGDFRRRDIALGGQGAPLVPAFHQALLAHPTERRMVLNIGGIANLSMLIPGQPVRGYDTGPGNMLMDAWIWRRCRKPYDKNARWASEGKVIIPLLQSMLSDPYFALPAPKSTGREYFNYGWLERHLARYPALAPHDVQTTLAEFTAVSIAEQVLLSGGCDRLLVCGGGSRNPLVMARLAGLLAGTEVSTTDEAGISGDDMEALAFAWLAWRTVAGLPGNMPSVTGVREASVLGAIFPANPRHNQS; translated from the coding sequence ATGAAATCGGGTCGCTACATTGGCGTAATGTCTGGCACCAGTCTGGATGGGGTAGATGTAGTTCTTGCCGCCATTGATAACACCATGGTGGCACAGCAGGCGAGCCTGATATGGCCTATTCCTGTCTCGCTGAAAGAGGAAATTCTAAGCATCTGCCAGGGACAACCGTTGACGCTTTCACAGCTTGGGCAACTTGATGTACGCCTGGGGGCGCTGTTTGCTGATGCGGTGCTGGCCCTGATGCGCCAGCAAAATCTTCAGCCGCTGGATGTGGTGGCCATTGGCTGTCATGGCCAGACCGTCTGGCATGAGCCTACCGGCGATGCCCCCCACACCTTGCAAATTGGCGATAACAACCAAATTGTAGCCAGAACTGGCGTCACGGTAGTGGGGGATTTCCGTCGTCGTGATATCGCCCTTGGCGGCCAGGGCGCACCGCTCGTGCCGGCTTTCCACCAGGCACTGCTGGCACACCCGACAGAGCGTCGAATGGTGCTTAACATTGGCGGAATTGCTAATCTGTCGATGCTGATCCCGGGCCAGCCTGTTCGTGGCTATGATACCGGCCCGGGCAATATGCTGATGGATGCCTGGATCTGGCGCCGGTGTAGAAAACCTTACGATAAAAATGCCCGGTGGGCCAGCGAAGGCAAGGTTATCATCCCGCTACTGCAATCAATGCTCAGCGACCCGTATTTTGCGTTACCGGCGCCCAAAAGTACGGGTCGTGAATATTTCAATTATGGCTGGCTTGAACGTCATTTAGCCCGCTATCCTGCGCTCGCGCCGCACGATGTCCAGACGACGCTCGCCGAGTTTACCGCGGTATCAATAGCCGAACAGGTTCTCCTGAGCGGAGGATGCGACCGCCTGCTGGTCTGCGGTGGCGGAAGCCGCAACCCGCTGGTGATGGCGCGTCTGGCGGGATTACTGGCGGGAACTGAAGTCTCAACCACCGATGAGGCCGGGATAAGCGGCGATGATATGGAAGCGCTGGCGTTTGCCTGGCTTGCCTGGCGAACCGTGGCCGGGTTACCGGGAAATATGCCCTCGGTAACCGGCGTGCGGGAAGCGAGCGTGCTGGGGGCGATTTTCCCGGCGAACCCGCGACATAATCAGAGTTAA
- the mliC gene encoding C-type lysozyme inhibitor, producing the protein MTMKKLLIAVPLLLSGCSAYNQFVERMQTDTLEYRCDEKPLTVKLNNPRQEASFVYDNTLLTLKQGISASGARYTDGIYVFWSKGDSATVYKRDRIVLNNCQLENPKR; encoded by the coding sequence ATGACCATGAAAAAACTTCTTATTGCTGTGCCGTTATTGTTGTCCGGGTGCAGCGCCTATAACCAATTCGTTGAGCGCATGCAGACCGATACGCTTGAGTATCGCTGTGATGAAAAACCCCTGACGGTGAAGTTAAACAATCCGCGTCAGGAAGCCAGCTTTGTCTACGACAACACGCTGCTCACGCTTAAGCAAGGGATCTCCGCCTCTGGCGCGCGCTACACGGACGGGATTTATGTTTTCTGGTCAAAAGGAGACAGCGCGACGGTTTACAAACGCGATCGTATCGTGCTCAACAATTGCCAGCTCGAAAACCCGAAGCGTTGA
- the pdxH gene encoding pyridoxamine 5'-phosphate oxidase, which produces MSDNDELQQIAHLRREYTKGGLRRPDLPADPLVLFEHWLKQACEAKLADPTAMVVATVDENGQPYQRIVLLKHYDEKGLVFYTNLGSRKAHHLENNPRISLLFPWHMLERQVMVTGLAQRLSTLEVVKYFHSRPRDSQIGAWVSKQSSRISARGILESKFLELKQKFQQGEVPLPSFWGGFRIPIEQMEFWQGGEHRLHDRFLYQRVNDGWKIDRLAP; this is translated from the coding sequence ATGTCAGACAACGACGAACTGCAGCAAATTGCGCATCTGCGCCGCGAATACACCAAAGGCGGCCTGCGTCGCCCGGACCTGCCTGCCGACCCACTGGTGCTCTTTGAACACTGGCTGAAACAGGCCTGTGAGGCCAAACTGGCCGACCCGACGGCAATGGTTGTCGCGACGGTTGACGAAAACGGTCAGCCCTATCAACGTATCGTGTTGCTTAAGCATTACGACGAAAAAGGGCTGGTCTTTTATACCAACCTGGGCAGCCGCAAAGCGCACCACTTAGAAAATAACCCGCGTATTAGCCTGCTGTTCCCGTGGCACATGCTGGAGCGTCAGGTCATGGTCACAGGCCTTGCACAACGGCTTTCTACGCTTGAAGTAGTGAAATACTTCCACAGCCGTCCGCGTGACAGCCAGATCGGCGCCTGGGTCTCTAAACAATCCAGCCGTATTTCCGCACGTGGCATACTGGAAAGCAAATTCCTCGAGTTAAAACAGAAGTTCCAGCAGGGTGAAGTCCCCCTGCCCAGTTTCTGGGGCGGGTTTCGCATCCCGATTGAGCAGATGGAGTTCTGGCAGGGGGGGGAACATCGCCTGCACGACCGCTTTTTGTACCAACGTGTAAATGACGGCTGGAAAATCGACAGACTGGCGCCTTAA
- the tyrS gene encoding tyrosine--tRNA ligase — translation MASSNLIKQLQERGLVAQVTDEEALASLLAQGPIALYCGFDPTADSLHLGHLVPLLCLKRFQMAGHKPVALVGGATGLIGDPSFKAAERKLNTEDTVQEWVDKIRKQVAPFLDFDGGDNAAIAANNYDWFGGMNVLTFLRDIGKHFSVNQMINKEAVKQRLNRDDQGISFTEFSYNLLQGYDFACLNKLHGVSLQIGGSDQWGNITSGIDLTRRLHQKQVFGLTVPLITKADGTKFGKTEGGAVWLDPKKTSPYKFYQFWINTADADVYRFLKFFTFMELDAINALEEEDKTSGAAPRAQYVLADEVTRLVHGEEGLVAAKRITDSLFNGTLSELSEADFEQLAQDGVPMVEMEQGADLMQALVDSGLQPSRGQARKTIASNAITINGEKQADPEYIFAQGDRLFGRYTLLRRGKKNYCLICWKS, via the coding sequence ATGGCAAGCAGTAACTTGATTAAACAATTGCAAGAGCGGGGCCTGGTGGCCCAGGTGACGGACGAGGAAGCGTTAGCTTCGCTGCTGGCGCAAGGCCCGATCGCGCTCTATTGCGGCTTCGATCCCACCGCTGACAGCTTGCATTTGGGGCATCTTGTTCCATTGTTATGCCTGAAACGCTTCCAGATGGCAGGCCATAAACCTGTTGCACTGGTGGGCGGCGCAACCGGTCTGATTGGCGACCCGAGCTTTAAAGCCGCTGAGCGTAAACTTAACACCGAAGACACCGTGCAGGAGTGGGTGGATAAAATCCGCAAGCAGGTCGCACCGTTCCTCGACTTCGACGGTGGCGACAACGCTGCGATTGCCGCAAACAACTACGATTGGTTTGGTGGCATGAATGTGCTGACTTTCCTGCGAGATATCGGCAAACATTTTTCTGTTAACCAGATGATTAACAAAGAAGCCGTGAAGCAGCGTCTCAACCGTGACGACCAGGGTATCTCCTTCACCGAGTTCTCCTACAACCTGCTGCAGGGTTATGACTTTGCCTGCCTGAACAAACTGCACGGCGTCTCGCTGCAGATTGGCGGTTCAGACCAGTGGGGTAACATCACCTCCGGTATCGATCTGACCCGTCGTCTGCACCAGAAGCAGGTCTTCGGTCTGACCGTTCCGCTTATCACTAAAGCGGACGGGACGAAGTTCGGAAAAACCGAAGGCGGCGCGGTATGGCTCGATCCGAAGAAAACCAGCCCGTATAAATTCTATCAGTTCTGGATCAACACGGCGGATGCCGATGTTTACCGCTTCCTCAAGTTCTTCACCTTTATGGAGCTTGACGCGATTAATGCGCTGGAAGAGGAAGACAAAACCAGCGGTGCAGCACCGCGCGCCCAGTACGTGCTGGCTGATGAAGTCACCAGACTGGTACACGGCGAAGAGGGGCTGGTTGCGGCTAAGCGTATTACCGACAGCCTGTTCAACGGTACGTTAAGCGAGTTGAGCGAAGCGGACTTCGAACAACTGGCGCAGGATGGCGTGCCGATGGTTGAAATGGAACAAGGTGCAGACCTGATGCAAGCGCTGGTGGATTCCGGGCTGCAGCCGTCGCGCGGTCAGGCACGTAAAACCATCGCGTCTAACGCCATCACCATCAACGGTGAGAAGCAGGCTGACCCGGAATATATTTTTGCGCAAGGCGATCGTCTGTTTGGCCGCTACACGCTTCTGCGTCGCGGCAAGAAAAACTACTGTCTGATCTGCTGGAAGTCATAA
- the gstA gene encoding glutathione transferase GstA, giving the protein MKLFYKPGACSLASHIILRESGKDFTLDGVDLMKKCLENGDDYLAINPKGQVPALLLDDGTLLTEGVAIMQYLADSVPDRQLLAPVNSISRYKTLEWLNYIATELHKGFTPLFRPDTPEEYKPTVRTLLEKKLQYINESLKDDGWICGARFTIADAYLFTVLRWARAVKLNLEGFEHITAYMDRVATRPAVAAALKAEELN; this is encoded by the coding sequence ATGAAACTGTTCTATAAACCGGGCGCCTGCTCTCTTGCTTCCCACATTATCTTACGCGAGAGCGGCAAAGATTTTACCCTGGATGGCGTTGACCTGATGAAAAAGTGCCTCGAAAACGGCGATGACTACCTGGCTATCAATCCCAAAGGACAAGTTCCGGCCCTGCTGCTCGATGACGGCACGTTACTGACCGAGGGCGTGGCGATTATGCAGTACCTCGCCGATTCCGTACCGGATCGCCAGCTGCTGGCACCGGTAAACAGTATTTCCCGCTATAAGACGCTGGAGTGGCTGAACTATATTGCAACCGAGCTGCACAAAGGCTTTACGCCGTTGTTCCGCCCGGATACCCCAGAAGAGTACAAGCCAACCGTACGCACTCTGCTGGAGAAAAAGCTGCAGTACATCAACGAATCACTGAAGGACGACGGGTGGATTTGCGGCGCGCGTTTTACCATTGCCGATGCCTACCTGTTCACTGTTCTGCGCTGGGCGCGTGCGGTTAAGCTGAACCTGGAAGGGTTTGAGCATATTACAGCGTATATGGATCGTGTGGCGACCCGCCCTGCGGTGGCTGCGGCGCTGAAAGCGGAAGAGTTGAACTAA
- the dtpA gene encoding dipeptide/tripeptide permease DtpA: MSTANNKPTDESVSLNAFKQPKAFYLIFSIELWERFGYYGLQGIMAVYLVKQLGMSEADSITLFSSFSALVYGLVAIGGWLGDKVLGTKRVIMLGAIVLAIGYALVAWSGHDAAVVYMGMATIAVGNGLFKANPSSLLSTCYNKDDPRLDGAFTMYYMSINIGSFFSMLATPWLAAKFGWSVAFSLSFVGMLITVVNFLFCRSWVKDYGSKPDFEPVHMGKLLATLVGIVVLAAIATWLLHNQGVARAVLGVVALGIVCIFAKEAFAMQGASRRKMIVAFILMLEAIIFFVLYSQMPTSLNFFAIRNVEHSILGIAFEPEQYQALNPFWIMVGSPILAAIYNKMGDRLPMPHKFAIGMVLCSGAFLVLPLGTKFASDAGIVSVNWLILSYALQSIGELMISGLGLAMVAQLVPQRLMGFIMGSWFLTTAGAALIAGKIANLMAVPENVTDPLVSLNVYGTVFMQIGIATAVIAILMLLTAPKLNRMTQDDDKSADA; the protein is encoded by the coding sequence GTGTCTACTGCAAACAATAAACCAACAGATGAGAGCGTTAGTCTTAACGCTTTCAAACAGCCTAAAGCGTTTTATCTCATCTTCTCTATCGAGTTATGGGAGCGTTTTGGTTATTACGGCCTGCAAGGGATCATGGCGGTGTACCTGGTTAAGCAACTGGGTATGTCCGAAGCGGACTCCATCACGCTGTTCTCCTCATTCAGCGCATTAGTGTACGGCCTGGTCGCCATTGGCGGCTGGCTGGGCGATAAAGTCCTCGGCACCAAACGTGTCATCATGCTGGGCGCGATTGTACTGGCGATCGGTTATGCGCTGGTTGCGTGGTCCGGTCACGACGCCGCTGTGGTCTACATGGGTATGGCGACTATCGCAGTAGGTAATGGACTGTTTAAAGCAAACCCGTCTTCCCTGCTCTCGACCTGCTATAACAAAGATGATCCGCGTCTGGACGGTGCATTCACCATGTACTATATGTCCATCAACATCGGTTCATTCTTCTCAATGCTGGCGACCCCATGGCTCGCGGCCAAATTCGGCTGGAGCGTGGCGTTTTCGCTGAGTTTCGTCGGTATGTTGATTACGGTCGTGAACTTCTTGTTCTGTCGTAGCTGGGTTAAAGATTACGGTTCTAAACCAGACTTCGAACCTGTCCACATGGGTAAACTGCTGGCGACGCTCGTGGGTATTGTGGTCCTCGCGGCTATCGCGACCTGGCTGCTGCATAATCAGGGCGTTGCACGTGCCGTACTGGGCGTGGTTGCGCTGGGTATCGTCTGCATCTTCGCCAAAGAAGCGTTCGCCATGCAGGGAGCGTCTCGCCGTAAAATGATCGTTGCGTTCATCCTGATGCTGGAAGCAATTATCTTCTTCGTGCTGTATAGCCAGATGCCAACGTCGCTGAACTTCTTCGCTATCCGTAACGTTGAACACTCCATTCTGGGTATCGCCTTCGAGCCGGAGCAGTATCAGGCGCTCAACCCGTTCTGGATAATGGTTGGTAGCCCGATTCTTGCCGCCATCTATAACAAGATGGGCGACCGACTGCCGATGCCGCATAAATTCGCGATCGGTATGGTGCTGTGCTCTGGCGCGTTCCTGGTACTGCCACTGGGGACCAAATTTGCCTCCGACGCGGGTATCGTCTCCGTTAACTGGCTGATCCTGAGCTACGCGCTGCAGTCTATTGGCGAGCTGATGATCTCCGGTCTGGGCCTGGCAATGGTTGCACAGCTGGTTCCACAGCGCCTGATGGGCTTCATTATGGGTAGCTGGTTCCTGACCACTGCCGGTGCGGCACTTATCGCCGGTAAGATAGCGAACCTGATGGCGGTTCCGGAAAACGTAACTGACCCGCTGGTTTCGCTGAATGTCTACGGTACCGTATTTATGCAGATTGGTATTGCGACTGCGGTTATCGCGATTCTGATGCTGCTGACTGCACCTAAGCTTAACCGTATGACTCAGGACGACGACAAGTCCGCTGACGCGTAA
- the nth gene encoding endonuclease III: MNKEKRIAILTRLQNENPHPTTELNFNSPFELLIAVLLSAQATDVSVNKATALLYPVANTPQAMLDLGVDGVKSYIKTIGLFNSKAENVIKTCRILLEQHGGEVPEDRAALEALPGVGRKTANVVLNTAFGWPTIAVDTHIFRVSNRTRFAPGKNVEQVEEKLLKVVPAEFKVDCHHWLILHGRYTCIARKPRCGSCIIEDLCEYKDKVYA, encoded by the coding sequence ATGAACAAAGAAAAGCGCATTGCGATCCTCACACGTCTGCAAAATGAAAACCCGCATCCGACAACGGAACTCAATTTTAACTCGCCGTTTGAGCTGTTAATCGCCGTGCTGCTCTCTGCCCAGGCCACGGACGTGAGCGTAAATAAAGCCACGGCCCTGCTCTATCCGGTGGCGAATACACCACAGGCGATGCTGGATCTGGGGGTAGACGGCGTGAAGTCGTATATCAAAACCATCGGTCTGTTTAACAGCAAAGCGGAGAACGTCATCAAGACCTGCCGTATTTTACTGGAACAGCACGGTGGCGAAGTGCCTGAAGACCGGGCGGCGCTGGAAGCCCTACCGGGCGTCGGGCGTAAAACTGCGAACGTGGTGTTGAATACCGCGTTTGGCTGGCCCACTATTGCCGTAGATACCCATATCTTCCGCGTCTCTAATCGCACCCGCTTTGCACCTGGCAAAAACGTCGAGCAGGTTGAAGAGAAGCTGTTAAAAGTTGTTCCCGCTGAATTTAAGGTCGATTGCCATCACTGGCTGATCCTGCATGGTCGCTATACCTGTATTGCGCGCAAGCCCCGCTGCGGCTCCTGCATCATCGAAGATCTGTGCGAGTATAAAGATAAAGTCTACGCCTGA
- a CDS encoding electron transport complex subunit E, with translation MSQVKEVIVQGLWKNNSALVQLLGMCPLLAVTSTATNALGLGLATTLVLTLTNLSISALRRWTPTEIRIPIYVMIIASVVSIVQMLINAYAFGLYQSLGIFIPLIVTNCIVVGRAEAFAVKNSPAMSALDGFAIGMGATCAMFVLGSMREILGNSTLFDGADALLGGWAKALRIEVFHTDTPFLLAMLPPGAFIGLGMMLAVKYLIDEKRKRRAAERSVQEGIPEKAS, from the coding sequence ATGAGCCAGGTTAAAGAGGTCATCGTTCAGGGTCTGTGGAAGAACAACTCCGCACTGGTCCAGTTGCTGGGTATGTGCCCGTTGCTGGCCGTCACCTCCACCGCCACCAATGCGCTGGGGCTGGGGCTTGCGACCACGCTGGTCTTGACCCTGACCAACCTGTCCATCTCTGCCCTGCGCCGCTGGACGCCAACGGAAATCCGTATTCCAATCTATGTAATGATTATTGCATCGGTGGTGAGCATCGTTCAGATGCTAATCAACGCCTATGCGTTTGGTCTGTACCAGTCGCTTGGGATCTTTATTCCGCTTATCGTGACCAACTGTATCGTTGTTGGCCGCGCTGAAGCCTTTGCCGTAAAGAACAGTCCGGCCATGTCGGCGCTTGATGGTTTTGCCATCGGTATGGGCGCCACCTGCGCGATGTTCGTGCTGGGATCGATGCGTGAAATTCTGGGCAACAGTACGCTGTTTGACGGGGCCGATGCGCTGTTGGGCGGCTGGGCTAAAGCGTTGCGCATCGAAGTGTTCCATACGGATACGCCGTTCCTGCTGGCCATGTTGCCCCCCGGCGCGTTTATTGGCCTTGGCATGATGCTGGCGGTAAAATACCTGATTGATGAAAAACGTAAACGCCGTGCGGCCGAGCGCAGCGTCCAGGAAGGGATACCCGAGAAGGCTTCATGA
- the rsxG gene encoding electron transport complex subunit RsxG: protein MLKTMQKHGVTLAVFAAVLTGLTALVNALTKTTIEEQAVKQQKALFDQVIPAEFYDNNLQKSCFVVEAPQLGKGPHRLFIARKGDQPVGVVMEATAPDGYSGAIQLLVGTDFSGTVLGTRVTGHHETPGLGDKIETRMSDWILHFAGKVIHGEEDSAFAVKKDGGEFDQFTGATITPRAIVNAVKRAGLYAETLPAQLNQLPACEESS from the coding sequence ATGTTAAAAACGATGCAGAAACACGGCGTTACGCTGGCTGTCTTCGCCGCTGTCCTGACTGGGCTGACGGCGCTGGTCAATGCGCTGACCAAAACAACCATTGAAGAACAGGCGGTCAAGCAGCAAAAAGCGCTTTTTGATCAGGTGATCCCAGCCGAGTTCTATGATAATAACCTGCAGAAAAGCTGTTTCGTGGTTGAGGCTCCCCAGCTTGGTAAAGGCCCGCATCGCCTCTTTATCGCCCGTAAGGGTGACCAGCCGGTGGGCGTCGTAATGGAAGCTACCGCCCCCGATGGCTATTCGGGGGCGATTCAACTGCTGGTTGGCACTGATTTTTCCGGAACCGTGCTGGGTACCCGGGTGACCGGGCACCATGAAACACCCGGTCTTGGAGATAAAATCGAGACGCGCATGAGCGACTGGATTTTACACTTTGCCGGTAAAGTTATTCATGGCGAAGAGGATAGCGCATTCGCGGTGAAGAAAGATGGCGGCGAATTCGACCAGTTCACCGGTGCCACCATCACGCCGCGCGCAATAGTTAACGCTGTCAAACGAGCCGGGCTGTATGCTGAAACGCTGCCTGCGCAACTCAATCAACTTCCGGCCTGTGAGGAGTCATCATGA